Proteins co-encoded in one Stomoxys calcitrans chromosome 5, idStoCalc2.1, whole genome shotgun sequence genomic window:
- the LOC106090400 gene encoding probable cytochrome P450 6a17, translated as MHLDLFLLLSVVLPLSAYLVLKYLNKINFWRRQNVQTASVFGLLKRTWESHLHVAIHELYMQMCDQAQPCQAIETLATTALVVQDQNAIQDILVTQFDNFNERGFYVNRKDPLVSNLGRVEYDLWKPMRRTYASSLTAAKTKEYFVLFQKLGDQMLHVFNNAMSSNQGVLDAYDVCQRYAIDLIANVGFGLQLNCLANPKSQARQYTIKAVRESIRPFFDQFKKTFSKLLQLLDIKYHSQTTIDFFSNIMNESLKARRSDFIKNLLEASDDPDLKLSRELMLDQVFGFFTAGFDNTSTAMTYALYELAKDPEIQEKARKEVTAVIGRYANEITYESLKEMTYVYQVIQETLRKYPVGHMLPRTCLRPSTIRTATTSIEIPAHTTIIIPTYGIHHNPRFYPEPDKFRPERFEEEEIAKRPACSFLSFGDGPKICVALQFTRANMVYQLALILSHYRLYLTKGTPDILKFDRTRMFTLSPLGDIFLKVENI; from the exons ATGCAtttggatttgtttttgttactaTCAGTGGTGTTACCTTTAAGTGCTTACCTCGTTTTAAAGTATctgaataaaattaatttttggcgCCGCCAAAATGTGCAAACGGCCAGTGTCTTCGGTCTGCTGAAAAGGACTTGGGAATCACACCTGCATGTGGCTATTCACGAGCTGTATATGCAGATGTGCGATCAAGCGCAACCATGCCAGGCTATTGAAACTCTGGCTACCACCGCCTTGGTGGTCCAAGATCAAAATGCCATACAGGATATACTTGTTACACAGTTTGATAACTTCAATGAAAGGGGTTTCTATGTGAATCGCAAAGATCCTTTGGTCTCAAATCTAGGGCGTGTGGAATATGATCTATGGAAGCCTATGCGGCGAACATATGCCTCTTCGCTGACAGCAGCCAAAACCAAAGAATATTTTGTGCTATTCCAAAAACTAGGCGATCAAATGTTGCATGTATTCAACAACGCCATGTCGTCAAACCAAGGCGTCCTGGATGCCTATGATGTGTGTCAACGTTATGCCATTGATTTAATAGCCAATGTCGGATTTGGTTTACAACTGAATTGCCTTGCGAATCCAAAATCCCAAGCCCGTCAGTACACCATAAAAGCAGTGCGTGAATCCATACGTCCATTTTTCGATCAATTTAAAAAGACCTTCTCCAAACTCTTACAATTGCTCGATATCAAATATCACAGTCAAACAACCATAGATTTTTTCTCAAACATAATGAATGAGTCTTTGAAGGCGCGACGtagtgattttattaaaaatttactgGAGGCAAGTGATGATCCGGATTTGAAGTTGAGCCGTGAACTTATGTTGGATCAAGTTTTTGGATTTTTCACCGCCGGTTTCGATAACACCTCTACGGCCATGACTTATGCATTGTACGAGTTGGCCAAAGATCCAGAAATTCAAGAAAAAGCTAGGAAAGAAGTCACAGCGGTCATTGGCAGATATGCAAATGAAATCACCTATGAGAGTCTAAAGGAGATGACTTATGTTTACCAAGTCATACAGG AAACTTTGCGAAAATATCCTGTTGGACATATGCTGCCAAGAACTTGCCTACGTCCCAGCACCATTAGGACAGCTACCACCTCCATTGAAATTCCAGCACATACCaccattattatacccacctaTGGAATTCATCATAATCCCAGATTTTATCCGGAACCCGATAAATTTCGCCCAGAACGCTTTGAGGAAGAGGAGATAGCTAAAAGGCCAGCTTGCAGTTTTCTTTCATTCGGTGATGGGCCTAAAATTTGTGTGGCTCTACAATTCACGCGCGCCAATATGGTGTATCAATTGGCCTTAATATTGTCACATTATCGACTGTATCTTACTAAAGGAACACCAGATATATTAAAATTCGATAGAACGCGAATGTTTACTCTAAGTCCCTTGGGTGATATTTTCTTGAAAGTAGAAAATATTTAa